The following are encoded together in the Naumannella cuiyingiana genome:
- a CDS encoding ABC transporter permease → MTQLLPAAGPEDPVTPGRSRRGTGAAWAMFVLRRLVSMAVTLVILVIATFAMVQLIPGDPARRIAGQEASAETVREIRTRLGLDRPVPEQFQAYVANLLQGDLGRSFVSNQPVGELIGQRVGASASLAGVCVIIVLVISLGAGIGLASLTYGHRRPWLESAFQWTSSLMGSVPSFLSATLLIFVFAVTLRALPVSGDNQGLVSYVLPCAALSIAPIAFLTRVVRLEALDVLAQDYMRTARGKRLVPRTFYLRHLLPNVLTTSLTVSGMMLAGLIGGAVVVENVFAWPGLGSALVKGVIVKDYPVVQGITIVLGVAVVTINAIVDVVLGLVDRRSVVTDS, encoded by the coding sequence ATGACCCAGCTACTCCCGGCGGCCGGGCCCGAGGACCCGGTCACCCCCGGTCGGTCGCGGCGCGGCACCGGCGCGGCATGGGCGATGTTCGTCCTGCGCCGGCTGGTGTCGATGGCGGTGACCCTGGTGATCCTCGTGATCGCCACCTTCGCGATGGTGCAACTCATCCCCGGCGATCCCGCGCGACGGATCGCTGGTCAGGAGGCCTCGGCGGAGACGGTACGCGAGATCCGGACCCGCCTCGGCCTCGACCGGCCGGTGCCCGAGCAGTTCCAGGCCTACGTCGCCAATCTCCTGCAGGGCGATCTCGGCCGATCCTTCGTGTCCAACCAGCCGGTGGGGGAGTTGATCGGCCAACGGGTCGGCGCGTCGGCCTCGCTCGCCGGGGTCTGTGTGATCATCGTCCTGGTGATCAGCCTGGGCGCCGGGATCGGGCTCGCCAGCCTGACCTACGGCCACCGGCGCCCGTGGCTGGAGAGTGCGTTCCAGTGGACCTCCAGCCTGATGGGCAGCGTCCCGTCCTTCCTCAGCGCGACCCTGTTGATCTTCGTCTTCGCGGTCACCCTGCGCGCCCTGCCGGTGTCCGGCGACAATCAGGGCCTGGTCTCCTATGTGTTGCCGTGTGCGGCGCTGTCGATCGCGCCGATCGCCTTCCTCACCAGGGTTGTCCGGTTGGAGGCCCTCGATGTGTTGGCGCAGGACTACATGCGTACCGCCCGCGGCAAGCGGCTGGTGCCGCGTACCTTCTACCTGCGCCATCTGCTGCCGAACGTGCTGACCACCTCGCTGACCGTCAGCGGGATGATGCTGGCCGGCCTGATCGGCGGAGCGGTGGTGGTCGAGAACGTCTTCGCCTGGCCCGGCCTCGGCAGCGCCCTGGTCAAGGGCGTGATCGTCAAGGACTACCCCGTCGTGCAGGGCATCACCATCGTGCTCGGCGTTGCGGTGGTGACGATCAACGCGATCGTCGACGTGGTGCTGGGGCTGGTCGACCGCCGATCGGTGGTGACCGACTCATGA
- a CDS encoding aminotransferase class V-fold PLP-dependent enzyme — MSERHVAGGGVDRPGSDVRPDRAARLAHERFVADIDAGHAGRDGREIAAGVAALLTSTAGERRANTLSLLASDNTSSAMSRSLLGSDLSTRVAEGLPGARFFPPGPINAGVDELEATLAHLAKRLFRAGFAEVRPLTTSMANESVLVALTRPGDAIMVHAMSSGGNMSYQAFGIAGRLGLVVHDLPADEWFGIDTERAVAAIERTRPRLIIVGGGKSLFPVDLTPLAEAAHRVGALVQLDAAHVGPLIAFGEHPDPFAQGADLITTGTHKMMGGPVGGLVLTEQPGLHAELSAVVHPSLLQTRDPARFAAAAVSLAEMVEFGAGYAAQCVANARRLAAGLGERGIGVFGAERRFTQTHQLFPHLPSTDQTGAAAERARRSGLLVHRSGLPGQTPQSATGMRLSVQEATRRGMAEAEMDRIADLLLGAFGAAAITAVRDGVRELLAEFAGVAYSFDDETSPDGEGGDGR; from the coding sequence ATGAGCGAGCGGCACGTGGCGGGTGGTGGCGTCGATCGGCCGGGTTCGGATGTCCGCCCCGATCGGGCCGCGCGGCTGGCCCACGAACGGTTCGTTGCCGACATCGACGCGGGCCACGCCGGGCGCGACGGGCGGGAGATCGCCGCGGGCGTCGCGGCGCTGCTGACCTCGACCGCGGGCGAGCGGCGGGCGAACACGCTCAGCCTGTTGGCCTCCGACAACACCTCCAGCGCGATGTCGCGCAGCCTGCTCGGGTCCGATCTGTCGACCCGGGTCGCGGAGGGGCTGCCGGGTGCGCGGTTCTTCCCACCCGGCCCGATCAATGCCGGCGTGGACGAACTGGAGGCCACCCTCGCGCATCTGGCCAAGCGGCTGTTCCGGGCCGGATTCGCCGAGGTACGCCCGCTGACCACCAGCATGGCCAACGAGTCGGTGCTGGTCGCGCTGACCCGGCCCGGCGACGCGATCATGGTGCATGCCATGTCCTCGGGCGGCAACATGAGCTACCAGGCCTTCGGCATCGCCGGCCGGCTCGGGCTCGTCGTGCACGATCTTCCGGCCGACGAGTGGTTCGGCATCGACACCGAACGCGCGGTTGCGGCGATCGAGCGTACCCGGCCCAGGTTGATCATCGTCGGCGGCGGGAAGTCGCTGTTCCCGGTCGATCTGACCCCGCTGGCCGAGGCCGCGCACCGCGTCGGCGCCCTCGTCCAGCTCGACGCCGCCCATGTCGGGCCGCTGATCGCCTTCGGCGAGCACCCCGACCCGTTCGCCCAGGGTGCGGACCTGATCACCACGGGCACCCACAAGATGATGGGCGGCCCGGTCGGCGGGTTGGTGCTGACCGAGCAGCCCGGACTGCACGCCGAGCTCAGCGCCGTCGTGCACCCCTCCCTGCTGCAGACCCGCGACCCCGCCCGATTCGCCGCCGCCGCGGTCAGCCTGGCCGAGATGGTCGAGTTCGGCGCCGGCTATGCCGCGCAGTGCGTGGCCAATGCCCGGCGGCTCGCGGCCGGGCTGGGCGAGCGCGGCATCGGGGTCTTCGGCGCCGAACGCCGCTTCACGCAGACACATCAGTTGTTCCCGCACCTGCCGAGCACCGATCAGACCGGGGCTGCGGCCGAGCGGGCGCGACGTTCCGGCCTGCTGGTGCACCGCTCCGGACTGCCCGGCCAGACACCGCAGTCCGCGACCGGGATGCGGCTGTCGGTGCAGGAGGCGACGCGGCGCGGCATGGCGGAGGCCGAGATGGACCGCATCGCCGACCTGCTCCTGGGCGCCTTCGGTGCCGCCGCGATCACCGCGGTACGCGACGGTGTCCGCGAACTGTTGGCAGAGTTCGCCGGGGTCGCCTACAGCTTCGACGACGAGACCTCACCCGACGGCGAAGGAGGCGACGGTCGATGA
- a CDS encoding S9 family peptidase codes for MPNHPDSTPVGLDPEDVRLLAIVPHLAARAGSYGVAHVARRADEDRYRFVLHTVDDDGPHSVELGEAEVSGLHWPAGSAGPVLVLRDGTGTALVRFGPTLVETGRVGLPYEVRQAAWSPDGSAVALVARYAGVAEDPVIARRLDDRAEGIGWRQNNPHRLVVVDLVTGALTERPLPVADVLACCWAPDARGLAAVVTPVGDTDLTGRTAIWLLPDDAPPHELTTDDGEYAAVGWTARTLFAARTRPVADGPGPHELVEVDTGTGVVAPVSLGVDGTIVRAPLTVHGDAIGFVIELAGCWVPLRVHDETGAGRRRVEPLRREPEEVTALDWSDWGETIVSSTPTAPAEVLARRAGEEWDRVSDLHAELHRSRRLAAPVPLPVTVEDGVDVPAWIIRPDGASRQRPVPLLLCVHGGPHDQYGHRFFDEFQVLARAGYGVAFGNPRGSSGYGAAWARAIAHPRVDPAGRGWGDADLADLLAIVESATARHDWIDPDRVAILGGSYGGYLTAWAIGRTRRFAAAVMERGVSNLVSMSGTTDIPLHRVRYFGATHLQDHDSYWDRSPLRNADQVATPTLIVHSGGDLRCPVGQAQEFFTALRMRGVPSELVIFRDGNHALSRAGRPDLRTRRFEIILDWLQRHLRPRGAGPARVRLSAAPDVAATGVVPG; via the coding sequence TTGCCGAACCATCCCGACAGCACGCCGGTGGGACTCGACCCCGAGGACGTACGCCTGCTCGCGATCGTGCCCCACCTGGCCGCCCGCGCCGGCAGCTACGGCGTCGCCCACGTCGCCCGCCGCGCGGACGAGGATCGCTATCGCTTCGTGCTGCACACCGTCGACGACGACGGCCCGCACAGCGTCGAGCTCGGGGAGGCCGAGGTCAGCGGTCTGCACTGGCCGGCCGGTTCGGCGGGCCCGGTGCTGGTGCTGCGCGATGGGACCGGGACCGCGCTCGTCCGGTTCGGCCCGACGCTCGTCGAGACCGGCCGGGTCGGGCTGCCGTACGAGGTGCGCCAGGCGGCCTGGTCGCCGGACGGGAGCGCCGTCGCGCTCGTTGCCCGGTACGCCGGTGTCGCGGAGGACCCGGTGATCGCGCGCCGGCTGGACGACCGCGCGGAGGGGATCGGTTGGCGCCAGAACAACCCGCACCGCCTGGTCGTCGTCGACCTGGTGACCGGCGCGCTGACCGAGCGCCCGCTGCCGGTGGCCGACGTGCTGGCCTGCTGCTGGGCGCCCGACGCGCGGGGCCTGGCGGCCGTCGTGACACCTGTCGGCGACACCGATCTGACCGGGCGGACGGCGATCTGGCTGCTACCGGACGACGCGCCGCCGCACGAGCTGACCACCGATGACGGGGAGTACGCCGCCGTCGGCTGGACCGCACGGACCCTGTTCGCGGCCCGGACGCGCCCGGTCGCCGACGGGCCCGGGCCGCACGAGCTGGTGGAGGTCGACACCGGCACGGGTGTCGTAGCGCCGGTGTCGCTCGGGGTCGACGGCACCATCGTCCGGGCGCCGCTGACGGTGCATGGTGATGCCATCGGGTTCGTGATCGAACTCGCCGGGTGCTGGGTGCCGCTGCGGGTCCACGACGAAACCGGCGCGGGTCGACGCCGCGTCGAGCCGCTGCGCCGGGAGCCGGAGGAGGTCACCGCCCTCGACTGGTCGGACTGGGGCGAGACGATCGTCTCGTCCACGCCGACCGCACCGGCCGAGGTGCTGGCGCGCCGGGCCGGTGAGGAGTGGGACCGGGTCAGTGACCTGCATGCCGAACTGCACCGCAGCCGTCGACTGGCCGCGCCCGTCCCGCTTCCGGTCACGGTCGAGGACGGCGTCGACGTGCCGGCGTGGATCATCCGGCCCGACGGCGCCTCGCGGCAGCGGCCGGTGCCGTTGCTGCTGTGCGTCCACGGTGGCCCGCACGACCAGTACGGTCACCGCTTCTTCGACGAGTTCCAGGTACTCGCCCGCGCCGGCTACGGCGTCGCCTTCGGCAACCCGCGCGGCTCGTCGGGCTACGGCGCAGCCTGGGCCCGCGCGATCGCCCACCCACGGGTCGACCCGGCCGGACGGGGCTGGGGCGATGCCGATCTGGCCGACCTGCTGGCGATCGTCGAGTCGGCCACCGCCCGGCACGATTGGATCGACCCGGATCGGGTCGCGATCCTCGGCGGCTCCTACGGCGGCTACCTCACCGCCTGGGCGATCGGTCGTACCCGGCGCTTCGCGGCCGCGGTGATGGAGCGCGGGGTCAGCAACCTGGTGTCGATGAGCGGGACCACCGACATCCCGTTGCACCGGGTCCGCTACTTCGGCGCGACGCATCTGCAGGACCACGACTCCTACTGGGACCGGTCACCGCTGCGCAATGCCGATCAGGTCGCGACCCCGACGCTGATCGTGCATTCGGGCGGCGACCTGCGCTGCCCCGTCGGGCAGGCCCAGGAGTTCTTCACCGCGCTTCGGATGCGCGGCGTACCGAGCGAGCTGGTGATCTTCCGCGACGGCAATCACGCGCTCTCGCGTGCCGGCCGCCCCGACCTGCGGACGCGGCGGTTCGAGATCATCCTGGACTGGCTGCAGCGCCACCTGCGCCCGCGCGGCGCGGGGCCTGCCCGGGTGCGCCTCTCCGCGGCGCCCGACGTGGCCGCGACCGGGGTCGTGCCGGGATGA
- a CDS encoding ABC transporter substrate-binding protein — MKRSHLAAGAVALCLGLSACGGSGGDTPAGPDSAAGPMVVDLISDPATLDPAKALYTNEFQLIQAFYDRLLTADEAGTIQGYLASEWEATPTKATVTVAKEPICDDGQPLTVEGMAKSLQRSNEERPTMFGRSKAKITADPAARTITIEVTEANPDLLKALAIPSASLVCPAGLANPDQLATQPVGSGPFVLANAVKGSHYNVTARPEYSWAPDALADRTRSPQAINYQVVSDGATRANRIVAGETNVIMSDGPSVTRLQADPNLTAKQALAQGSEGLMFNHLKDLPTADPAVRRAIAMVINRADYIQALYSGQAEEATTLITANMGCQSSNGGLLPAYDEAAARQVLQDAGYTQNPDGTFAKGGKALTVRILSTESDKTAAEYLQAQFAKIGIASTISAQASAAWQDQLYNQLGSWDVAIMGFSTLMGTPASQIGKYFSGSHEDGNVGSIENAEFEAKRTAAFNASTEDSCAAWVAAEAELLKEVDVLPLETPLTYWFGRGATFNYQGSGGTIDPLSLRLGDQ; from the coding sequence ATGAAGCGTAGCCATCTGGCGGCGGGCGCCGTTGCGCTGTGCCTGGGCCTGTCCGCGTGCGGCGGGTCCGGCGGTGACACGCCGGCCGGTCCCGACTCGGCCGCTGGTCCGATGGTCGTCGACCTGATCTCGGATCCGGCCACGCTCGACCCTGCCAAAGCTCTCTACACCAACGAGTTCCAACTGATCCAGGCGTTCTACGACCGGCTGCTGACCGCCGATGAGGCCGGCACGATCCAGGGCTACCTCGCCTCGGAGTGGGAGGCGACGCCGACCAAGGCGACCGTGACGGTCGCCAAGGAGCCGATCTGTGACGACGGTCAGCCCCTGACCGTCGAGGGCATGGCGAAATCCCTGCAGCGGTCCAACGAAGAACGCCCGACCATGTTCGGCCGGTCCAAGGCGAAGATCACCGCCGACCCCGCGGCCCGGACGATCACGATCGAGGTCACCGAGGCCAATCCCGACCTGCTGAAGGCGCTGGCCATCCCGAGCGCGTCGCTGGTCTGCCCGGCCGGTCTGGCCAACCCGGACCAGTTGGCCACGCAGCCGGTCGGCAGCGGCCCGTTCGTGCTGGCCAACGCGGTCAAGGGCAGCCACTACAACGTCACCGCGCGGCCCGAGTATTCATGGGCGCCCGATGCCCTTGCGGACCGGACCAGATCACCGCAGGCGATCAACTACCAGGTGGTGTCGGACGGCGCCACCCGCGCGAACCGGATCGTCGCCGGCGAGACCAACGTGATCATGTCCGACGGGCCGAGCGTGACCCGGCTGCAGGCGGATCCGAACCTCACCGCCAAACAGGCCCTGGCGCAGGGGTCGGAGGGTCTGATGTTCAACCATCTGAAGGATCTGCCGACGGCCGATCCGGCGGTGCGGCGTGCCATCGCGATGGTGATCAACCGGGCCGACTACATCCAGGCGCTCTATTCCGGGCAGGCGGAGGAGGCCACCACGCTGATCACGGCGAACATGGGTTGTCAGAGCAGCAACGGCGGTCTGCTGCCCGCCTACGACGAGGCGGCGGCCCGGCAGGTCCTGCAGGACGCCGGCTACACGCAGAATCCCGACGGCACGTTCGCCAAGGGCGGCAAGGCGCTGACGGTGCGGATCCTGTCCACCGAATCCGACAAGACCGCCGCGGAGTACCTGCAGGCACAGTTTGCCAAGATCGGGATTGCCAGCACGATCAGCGCGCAGGCATCGGCCGCATGGCAGGATCAGCTCTACAACCAACTCGGTAGCTGGGACGTGGCGATCATGGGATTCTCCACCCTGATGGGTACGCCGGCCTCGCAGATCGGCAAGTACTTCAGCGGCTCGCATGAGGACGGCAATGTCGGTTCGATCGAGAATGCCGAGTTCGAGGCCAAGCGCACCGCGGCGTTCAATGCCTCGACCGAGGACAGTTGCGCAGCCTGGGTGGCCGCCGAGGCAGAGCTGCTGAAGGAGGTCGATGTGCTGCCGTTGGAGACGCCGTTGACCTACTGGTTCGGCAGGGGCGCGACCTTCAACTACCAGGGCTCCGGCGGCACGATCGATCCGCTGTCGCTGCGGCTCGGCGATCAGTGA
- a CDS encoding ATP-binding cassette domain-containing protein → MDAALIVDSVTITYPRTTAPVVQDISFSTPRGASFGLVGESGSGKTTLARAVVGLLRPTSGQIRFPGAERGRRPVQMVFQDPGSSLNPRLTVGESIAEVLRTTPHGRRDLVSRITDQLIMVGLDPAHANRFPRQLSGGQRQRVAITRALAAQPKVLVLDEVVSALDVSVQAQVLNLLKRLQAEQQLTYLFITHDLAVVRYMCDEVMVMNRGRVVESLAATTIFSRAEDSYTRELISAIPELRIGRAGA, encoded by the coding sequence GTGGACGCCGCACTGATCGTCGACTCGGTGACGATCACCTACCCGCGCACCACCGCCCCGGTCGTGCAGGACATCTCGTTCAGCACGCCGCGGGGGGCGAGCTTCGGGCTGGTCGGCGAGTCCGGATCCGGCAAGACCACCCTCGCGCGAGCGGTCGTCGGGTTGCTGCGGCCGACCTCGGGACAGATCCGGTTCCCGGGAGCAGAACGCGGCCGCCGACCGGTGCAGATGGTCTTCCAGGACCCCGGCAGCTCGCTCAATCCGCGGCTGACGGTCGGGGAATCCATTGCCGAGGTGTTGCGCACGACGCCGCACGGCCGTCGCGACCTGGTATCCCGGATCACTGACCAACTGATCATGGTCGGGCTCGACCCAGCGCATGCGAACCGGTTCCCGCGGCAGTTGTCCGGCGGGCAGCGGCAGCGGGTGGCGATCACCCGCGCGCTGGCCGCGCAACCGAAGGTGCTGGTGCTGGACGAGGTGGTCTCGGCGCTCGATGTGTCCGTGCAGGCCCAGGTGTTGAATCTGCTCAAACGCCTCCAGGCCGAGCAGCAGCTGACCTATCTGTTCATCACCCACGACCTCGCCGTGGTGCGCTACATGTGCGATGAGGTGATGGTGATGAACCGGGGCCGAGTGGTGGAATCCCTGGCCGCGACGACGATCTTCTCCCGGGCCGAGGACTCCTACACCCGGGAGTTGATCTCCGCGATCCCCGAGCTGCGGATCGGGCGGGCCGGAGCATGA
- a CDS encoding S41 family peptidase: MSAGIPRNPHLLGSRVVFAAGGHIWCHELGGATHRVSDGVDGEADLPQLSPDGTKVAYSVSQHGSSEVWVSPVDGGRARRLTFLGRLAHVRGWSPQGRIRFATDHWGLPRPDGLARPWWTQIAEVGPAGGEPVRLTEQRAYDYCESDAGVLLGRNTFYTATDWLGYRGGLRGRVWSGEAGGPFRELDPLGARMWSPVWAGSRIAFVSDADGNAAVHSVARDGTDLRRHFDGPHPVRSVTCDGDRAVAAAGAALWCFDLTAGEPAELPIDTTAPVRRRSPIRASDIRTFTANPAGDTLALTARGHVFTVHLPTSEASELPVEAGEQVRAAHWIDDRFLLLQISARGAGPDLLRRVDSNDGSGGLVDVDADLGQIERLEVSPDQRRVAIANHRLELLIIDLDSGRVTEVDVSELNPDDGHRDLSWHPDGTHLAYSRPTSVTNRKIVLYALDSGQHEDLTPGEFHDFAPQFSRDGESLFFLSRRSFDPRRDEVLHSGLAVLHSSIALCCNLATRAVRQTTAPSGPYTGLRRIGRQVLAISAQSAGVLGSRSEPPPRDLIAIDHAPHTPWSLPKAAAHIRPLGDGDRGILRRGSAIVAFELGTAAEFETILDLDVVRGEVDLRQERLAEIDRVANDVRRFFWRGAPAEPAWSEQVRRHAELMEHAVTDSESRLVLRELLACTSTSHADIRPVPVPPGTAEVASLGIDVVPRADGALEITRILTGDEWSPTLTSPLAARELDVREGDLIIAVNGVRTHPDVSLGQLLATDPDRAQLVLSRHGVRRDLEVTPLRSEQWLRERQWVEENRAYVHEITGGRVGYIKLPDTSARGYAEFQRYWPTERTRDGLIVDLRFNGGGGIGHLLLDLLAREPLGHFRYRWGREVDFPFDGTNGPIVLLVNELTKSNAEITTHLFMSRRLGTVVGARTWGGVVGIRAREPLHDGSLVWVPEEALVSLTESTGIEGRGVLPDLDVDTAAPGDEPGADRQLAEAIRVVTDRLDSQERRP, from the coding sequence ATGAGCGCCGGGATCCCCCGCAACCCGCACCTGCTCGGGTCGCGCGTCGTCTTCGCCGCCGGCGGGCACATCTGGTGCCACGAGCTCGGCGGTGCCACCCACCGGGTCAGCGACGGGGTCGACGGCGAGGCGGATCTGCCCCAGCTCTCCCCCGACGGCACGAAGGTGGCGTACTCGGTCAGCCAACACGGTTCCAGCGAGGTATGGGTCTCCCCCGTCGACGGCGGACGCGCGCGTCGGCTGACCTTCCTCGGACGGCTGGCACATGTGCGCGGATGGAGCCCACAGGGCCGGATCCGGTTTGCCACCGATCACTGGGGCCTGCCCCGCCCGGACGGCCTGGCCCGGCCCTGGTGGACCCAGATCGCCGAAGTCGGGCCGGCCGGTGGTGAACCGGTCAGGCTCACCGAGCAGCGCGCCTACGACTACTGCGAGTCCGATGCGGGCGTGCTCCTCGGCCGCAACACCTTCTACACCGCGACCGACTGGCTGGGCTACCGCGGCGGCCTGCGAGGTCGGGTCTGGTCGGGCGAGGCGGGCGGGCCGTTCCGCGAGCTCGACCCGCTCGGCGCGCGCATGTGGTCGCCGGTCTGGGCCGGATCGCGGATCGCGTTCGTCAGCGACGCCGACGGCAACGCCGCCGTCCACTCGGTCGCCCGGGACGGGACCGACCTGCGCCGGCACTTCGACGGGCCGCACCCGGTGCGCTCGGTGACCTGCGACGGCGACCGGGCGGTGGCCGCCGCCGGCGCCGCCTTGTGGTGCTTCGACCTGACCGCCGGCGAACCCGCCGAGCTGCCCATCGACACGACCGCGCCCGTCCGCCGGCGCAGCCCGATCCGCGCGAGCGACATCCGCACCTTCACTGCCAACCCGGCCGGCGACACGCTCGCGCTGACCGCGCGCGGGCACGTCTTCACGGTTCATCTCCCGACCTCGGAGGCCAGCGAGTTGCCCGTCGAGGCGGGTGAACAGGTTCGAGCAGCGCACTGGATCGACGACAGGTTCCTGCTGCTGCAGATCTCTGCCCGCGGCGCCGGCCCCGACCTGCTGCGGCGGGTCGACAGCAACGACGGCAGCGGTGGGCTCGTCGATGTCGACGCCGATCTCGGACAGATCGAGCGGCTGGAGGTCAGTCCGGACCAACGCCGAGTGGCCATCGCCAACCACCGCCTGGAGTTGTTGATCATCGATCTGGACTCCGGCCGGGTGACCGAGGTCGATGTCAGCGAGCTGAATCCCGACGACGGGCACCGGGACCTCAGTTGGCACCCGGACGGCACCCATCTGGCGTACAGCCGTCCGACCTCGGTGACCAACCGCAAGATCGTGCTGTACGCCCTGGACTCCGGCCAGCACGAGGACCTCACCCCCGGCGAGTTCCACGACTTCGCGCCGCAGTTCTCCCGCGACGGCGAATCCCTGTTCTTCCTGTCCCGGCGCAGCTTCGACCCGCGACGCGACGAGGTGCTGCACAGCGGCCTCGCGGTGCTGCACTCGAGCATCGCGCTGTGCTGCAATCTGGCGACCCGCGCGGTCCGGCAGACGACCGCGCCGAGCGGGCCCTACACCGGCCTGCGCCGGATCGGGCGGCAGGTGCTCGCGATCTCGGCACAGTCGGCCGGCGTGCTCGGCTCGCGCAGCGAACCGCCGCCGCGCGACCTGATCGCGATCGATCACGCCCCGCACACCCCCTGGTCGCTGCCCAAGGCGGCCGCGCACATCCGGCCGCTGGGCGACGGCGACCGCGGAATCCTGCGCCGCGGCTCCGCCATCGTGGCCTTCGAGCTCGGCACCGCGGCCGAGTTCGAGACGATCCTGGACCTGGACGTGGTCCGTGGGGAGGTGGATCTGCGCCAGGAGCGGCTGGCCGAGATCGACCGGGTCGCCAACGACGTGCGGCGGTTCTTCTGGCGCGGTGCGCCGGCCGAACCCGCGTGGTCGGAACAGGTACGCCGGCACGCCGAGCTGATGGAGCACGCGGTGACCGACAGCGAGTCGCGGCTGGTGCTGCGCGAACTGCTGGCCTGTACCTCGACCTCTCATGCCGACATCCGCCCGGTGCCCGTCCCGCCGGGCACCGCCGAGGTCGCCTCGCTCGGGATCGACGTGGTCCCCCGCGCCGACGGCGCCCTGGAGATCACCCGGATCCTGACCGGTGACGAGTGGTCCCCGACGCTGACCTCCCCGCTGGCCGCGCGGGAGCTCGACGTCCGCGAAGGCGATCTGATCATCGCCGTCAACGGCGTGCGCACCCATCCCGACGTCAGCCTCGGTCAGCTACTGGCGACCGACCCGGACCGGGCCCAACTGGTGCTGTCTCGGCACGGTGTGCGCCGCGACCTGGAGGTGACGCCGCTGCGCTCGGAGCAGTGGCTGCGGGAGCGGCAGTGGGTCGAGGAGAACCGGGCCTACGTCCACGAGATCACCGGCGGCCGGGTGGGCTACATCAAGCTGCCGGACACCAGTGCCCGCGGGTACGCCGAGTTCCAGCGGTACTGGCCGACGGAGCGGACCCGGGACGGGCTGATCGTCGACCTGCGCTTCAACGGCGGCGGCGGCATCGGGCACCTGCTGCTCGACCTGTTGGCCCGCGAACCGCTGGGGCATTTCCGCTACCGCTGGGGACGCGAGGTCGATTTCCCCTTCGACGGCACGAACGGGCCGATCGTGCTGCTGGTCAACGAGTTGACCAAGTCCAACGCCGAGATCACCACCCACCTGTTCATGTCGCGACGCCTCGGCACGGTCGTCGGGGCGCGTACCTGGGGCGGGGTCGTCGGCATCCGGGCACGCGAGCCGCTGCACGACGGCAGCCTGGTCTGGGTGCCGGAGGAGGCGCTGGTCTCGCTCACCGAATCCACCGGGATCGAGGGTCGCGGGGTGTTGCCCGACCTCGATGTCGATACCGCCGCGCCCGGAGACGAACCCGGCGCGGACCGGCAACTCGCCGAGGCGATCCGGGTGGTCACCGACCGACTCGACAGCCAGGAGCGCCGACCATGA